In Apodemus sylvaticus chromosome 8, mApoSyl1.1, whole genome shotgun sequence, one genomic interval encodes:
- the Prmt5 gene encoding protein arginine N-methyltransferase 5 yields MAAMAVGGAGGSRVSSGRDLNCVPEIADTLGAVAKQGFDFLCMPVFHPRFKREFIQEPAKNRPGPQTRSDLLLSGRDWNTLIVGKLSPWIHPDSKVEKIRRNSEAAMLQELNFGAYLGLPAFLLPLNQEDNTNLARVLTNHIHTGHHSSMFWMRVPLVAPEDLRDDVIENAPTTHTEEHSGEEKTWMWWHNFRTLCDYSKRIAVALEIGADLPSNHVIDRWLGEPIKAAILPTSIFLTNKKGFPVLSKVQQRLIFRLLKLEVQFIITGTNHHSEKEFCSYLQYLEYLSQNRPPPNAYELFAKGYEDYLQSPLQPLMDNLESQTYEVFEKDPIKYSQYQQAIYKCLLDRVPEEEKETNVQVLMVLGAGRGPLVNASLRAAKQAERRIRLYAVEKNPNAVVTLENWQFEEWGSQVTVVSSDMREWVAPEKADIIVSELLGSFADNELSPECLDGAQHFLKDDGVSIPGEYTSFLAPISSSKLYNEVRACREKDRDPEAQFEMPYVVRLHNFHQLSAPRPCFTFSHPNRDPMIDNNRYCTLEFPVEVNTVLHGFAGYFETVLYRDITLSIRPETHSPGMFSWFPIFFPIKQPITVHEGQNICVRFWRCSNSKKVWYEWAVTAPVCSSIHNPTGRSYTIGL; encoded by the exons ATGGCGGCGATGGCAGTCGGAGGTGCTGGTGGCAGCCGCGTGTCCAGCGGGAGGGACCTGAATTGCGTCCCCGAAATAGCTGACACACTGGGTGCTGTGGCCAAGCAGGG GTTTGATTTCCTCTGCATGCCTGTCTTCCACCCGCGTTTCAAGAGGGAGTTCATTCAGGAACCTGCTAAGAATCGGCCTGGCCCCCAGACACGATCAGATCTACTGCTGTCAGGAAGGG ACTGGAATACGCTAATTGTGGGAAAGCTTTCTCCATGGATTCATCCAGACTCAAAAGTGGAGAAGATACGAAGGAACTCAGAGGCG GCTATGTTACAGGAGCTGAATTTTGGGGCATATCTGGGTCTTCCAGCTTTCCTGTTGCCCCTCAATCAGGAAGATAACACAAATCTGGCCAGAGTTCTGACTAACCACATCCACACTGGCCATCACTCTTCCATG TTCTGGATGAGGGTACCCTTGGTGGCCCCAGAGGACCTGAGAGATGATGTAATTGAGAATGCACCAActacacacacagaggagcacagtgGAGAAGAGAAGACGTGGATGTG GTGGCATAACTTCCGGACTCTGTGTGACTATAGCAAGAGAATTGCAGTAG ctcttgaAATTGGAGCTGACCTCCCGTCTAATCACGTCATTGACCGCTGGCTTGGAGAGCCCATCAAAGCAGCCATTCTCCCCACCAGCATTTTCCTAACCAACAAGAAGggctttcctgttctttctaaggtGCAGCAGAGACTCATCTTCCGGCTCCTCAAG TTGGAAGTGCAGTTTATCATCACGGGAACCAACCACCACTCAGAGAAGGAGTTCTGCTCCTACCTCCAGTACTTGGAATACTTAAGCCAAAATCGTCCTCCACCCAACGCTTATGAGCTCTTTGCCAAAGGCTATGAAGACTATCTGCAGTCCCCACTGCAG CCTCTGATGGACAATCTGGAGTCTCAGACATACGAAGTGTTTGAAAAGGATCCCATTAAATACTCCCAGTATCAGCAG GCTATCTATAAATGTTTGCTAGACCGAGTaccagaagaagaaaaggagaccaACGTCCA GGTCCTTATGGTGCTGGGTGCAGGCCGCGGTCCTCTAGTGAATGCATCTCTCCGGGCAGCCAAACAGGCTGAACGGCGGATAAGGCTGTATGCTGTGGAGAAGAACCCCAACGCTGTGGTGAC GCTAGAGAACTGGCAGTTTGAAGAATGGGGCAGCCAGGTGACAGTTGTCTCATCAGACATGCGGGAATGGGTGGCTCCCGAGAAAGCAGACATCATTGTCAGTGAGCTCCTGGGCTCCTTTGCCGACAACGAGCTGTCACCTGAGTGTCTGGATGGAGCACAGCACTTCCTGAAAG ATGACGGTGTGAGCATCCCTGGAGAGTACACCTCCTTCCTGGCTCCCATTTCTTCCTCTAAGTTGTACAACGAGGTCCGTGCCTGTCGGGAAAAGGACCGTGACCCTGAG GCACAGTTTGAGATGCCGTATGTGGTTCGGCTGCACAACTTCCACCAGCTCTCTGCTCCTCGGCCCTGCTTTACCTTCAGCCATCCCAACCGAG ATCCTATGATTGACAACAACCGCTACTGTACCTTGGAGTTTCCTGTGGAGGTGAACACGGTGCTTCATGGCTTTGCAGGCTACTTTGAGACTGTGCTTTACCGGGACATCACACTGA GTATCCGCCCAGAGACTCACTCTCCTGGGATGTTCTCCTGGTTCCCCATCTTCTTCCCCATTAAG CAGCCCATCACGGTGCACGAAGGCCAGAACATCTGCGTGCGTTTCTGGCGATGCAGCAATTCTAAGAAGGTGTGGTACGAGTGGGCGGTGACGGCCCCAGTCTGTTCTTCTATTCACAACCCTACCGGCCGCTCCTATACCATTGGCCTCTAG